Genomic window (Gelria sp. Kuro-4):
CGCGGCAAAGACCAGGGCGGGCAGCTGAAGGTCACGCCTTGAGCACCCAGCCGACGAAAGAAGATACTCTTTCGGCGCCGGTGATGCAGCGAAAGTTGTATCGCCCGTCGTTCGCGATCGGGGTCGGATCTCGCGCCCGACGGGAGAACCCTTTGTGCCGCCCGCACTTTTTATTCAAACGAGACCTGCAGTGGCGAGGAGGTGGTTGGCCCGTGTTGAGCGTCCTCATCCCGGTGGCGGCCCTGTTCCTGATTATCCTGATACCCCTTCCCAAAATCGGCGGGGAAGTGCGCCTGGGGCTTCTCACCGCCGCCTTCCTGGCTTTCCTCTTCGGCGGCGTGGCCCCGGGCGCGGCCCTCCTGGCGGCCATCGACGGCATCGACCGCATCGCCTGGGTGATCGGCCTTTCCATCTTCGGGAGCATTTATGCCCAGTCCCAGGTTAGCCTCGGCACCATGGACACTGTGCTCAACACCTTCCGCGCCCTCTTCGGCCGCTCGCCCAAGGGGCTCATCGCGGCGGTGCTCCTCACCCTGGTGCTGGCGGGGTCCCTCCTGGGTGACGCCATCGCCGCCGTCACGGTCATCGGGGTGCTGGTGGTGCTCTCCCTGGCGGAGCTGGGCCTCAGCCCCGAGGAGACAAGTGTCATCATCCTCCTGGGCGGTATCCTCGGTTCCATCATGCCGCCCATCACCCAGGCCTTCTTTCTAGCCGCCGGCCTGGTAGGTACGCCGGTCGACCCGGTGGTGAACACCGGCTACGTAACCGTGAGCCTCGGCGTCATCGTGGGCCTCTTCACCGTCTGGCGCTACGTGCGCATCAAAGAATTGCCCGCCGAGCTTATCCCGGACCGGACGGCCGGCCGGATTCTGGCGCAGGAATGGCTGCGCCTTTTGCCCCTCGCCGTCCTGGCGGGCATTGTCGTGCTGCGGTCCGGCTTCAAGGTGGAACTGCTTAAGGTGCTGGACCCGCTGCTTCCTTTCGCGGGAGTCCCCATCGCCAAGGCTCTGACCAACCGCATCATCCAGGCCATCATCGTGGCCACCCTGGTGGCCTTCACCTTCCGGCGCGTGCGCCGCGACGCGGGGACCATCTTCCGCAAGGGTCTGGCCGCCGTCTCTAAAACCGTACAGATCCAGCTCTGCGCCGGCGTCATGATCGGTGCCTTTTACGCCTCGGGCATGATCGACCAGGTGGTGGCCTTCACCAAGGGCCTCACACCGGCGGCGCTTAAGCTGGGCGGCGGCGCAGCCATGCTCCTCCTGGGCATGCTCACCGGGTCGCAGACCACCGCGCAAAACACGCTGGTGCCCTTTCTAGGTCCCATCCTCACTCAAAACCTGGGTGTCGCCCCGGCCAAGGCGGCGCTCGGCGCGGCCCACCTGGCCATGGCCGGGCAGTCCATGCCGCCGGTGTGCCTGACCACCTTTGTGGTGGTAGGGATTGTCGGCGGTATCCTGGCCAAGAAGGTGGACCCGGTGCGGGTGATGCTGATGGCCCTCCCGGTTACCCTCTACTTCGCCCTGACGGGCCTGGCGGCCTGGTTCCAGCTGTTCTAGCCGGCGGGCCGGCGCGCGGCAGGCGAAAGGAGAAGCGGCATGGCACTGATTGAGGGCGGTTACACCAACTACGGCCAGGTCCTGGGAATCATCATGCTGGATACGCGTTTCCCGCGCCTCCCGGGCGATGTGGGCAACGCCGCCACCTTCCCATTTCCGGTGCGTTACCAGGTGGTTAAGGGTGCCTCACCGCTTAAGGTGGTTGAAGAGGCGGACCCGGCCCTGCTCACGCCCTTCATCGCGGCGGCGCAGGAACTTGAGGCCGCTGGGGTGCGCACCATCACCACGAGCTGCGGCTTTCTTGCCCTTTGGCAGGCGGAGCTTGCCGCCAGTGTGAAGGTCCCGCTCTTTACATCGAGCCTGCTGCAGGTGCCGCTGGCCTGGCGCCTCACCGGCGGGCGGCCGGTAGGCATCATCACCGCCCACGCACCGAGCCTCTCACCGCGCCACCTGGCCGCGGTGGGTGCAGAAGAAGTGCCGCACGTGATCTACGGGCTGGAGGAGGCCCCGGAGTTCACCCGCACGTTTATTCGGGGCGAAGCAACGCTGGATCCGGCGGCTGTCGAAAACGAGGTGCGCCACGCCGCCCGCCGGTTGGCTTCCGCTCACCCGGAGATCGGCTCCATCGTCCTCGAGTGCACCAACCTGCCGCCCTTTGCACGCGCGGTGCAGGAGGAAAGCCGCCTTCCCGTGTTCGATATCGTGAGCCTGTGCCACCTGGTGGCGCGCGCCGGCGCGTGCTCTACCTACCCTCCCTTCGCCGGGTGGGCGGCTGTTTCCGGATAAAGCCGCGGGAGCGCGGAAAAGCTATCAGCAAGAACTGCGGGAGGTGGCTGTGTGGCAGAGAGGATCGCCGTCGAGGCCGGGCTGGACTACGTCAAAAAGTACCTGACCCGGCAAGGGTACGACGTGGTGGATCTCAGCGGCAGACAGGAAGACGCCGCGGCCGTGGTGATAAGCGGGCAGGATGACTCCTTCTTGGGCATGGCCGACCGCACCACGGCCGTCCCGGTGATTTCCGCCGAAGGGCGGACCCCGGAGGAGGTCCTGACAGACATCAAAGAACGCCTGGACAAGGCCAGATGAGGCAGGAAAAGCCCTGCCTCATCGCTTTTTTCCCGCCCCGGTGCGCCGGGAGCAGGAAAGCCGGGCCGGGCGCCGAAAGGGAAATTTAGGGGGGATTGCCGTGCTTATTGCTGTACCCCGGGAAAGGGTGCCGGGGGAACTCAGGGTGGCCGTGGTGCCGAACGGGGCGGCGGCACTTACGCGCCTGGGACACCGCGTCCTGGTGGAGGAAGGCGCCGGTGCCGGGAGCGGCTGGAGCGACGCCGAGTATGCCGCGGCCGGTGCGGAGGTGGTGAGCGACCTGGCCGCACTTTACCGGGCGGCCGAGGTGATCGTTAAGGTAAAGGAGCCGGTGGAGGAGGAAGTGGAACTTCTCCGGGCCGGGCAGGTGCTGCTCGCTTTCCTCATGTTCAGCAAAAACCGCCCGCTCCTGAAGGCGCTCCTTCAAAAACAGGCGGTGGGGCTGGGCTGGGAAAAGGTTCAGGGCGCAGGCGGCGTCCGCCCGGTGCTGGCTGCCATGAGCGAGATCTCGGGGCAGGCCGCTGTCCTCGTGGCCGCCGACCTTTTGCGCACGGACCGCGGTGGCCCCGGCCTGCTGCTCGGCGGGGTGAGCGGCCTGCTGTCGCCCCGCGTGGTCATCCTTGGCCCGGGCCGGGTGGGGCGGGCGGCCGCGCGCGCCGCCGCGGGGCTGGGGGCTCAGGTCGTCCTGGTAGGGCACAGCCTGGAGCAGGCGCGGGCGCTCCAAGGGGAGCTGCCGCCCGGCGTCGCCACCGTGGTGGCGCAGGGTGACGCGCTGGCGCGCTGCCTGGCCGGCTGTCAGGTGCTCATCAACACCGTCACCCTGGGCCCGGGGGAGCGGGGGGAACACCTGGTTGCCCGCGCTGACCTGAAGCTCCTGGCGCCGGGCGCCGTCATCATCGATGTGGCCGTGGACGAGGGCGGCGCTGTCGAGACCAGCCGTCTCACCACCTGGGACGATCCCATCTATGTGGAAGAGGGCGTGCGGCACCTGGCCGTTCCCAACCTGCCGGCGCGCTTTCCGCGCACCGCCACCACCGCGCTCGCCACGGTGGTCTTACCCTATCTCAAGGCCATCGCCGCCGCCGGCTGGCGCGCGGCCCTGCGGGCCGATGCCGGCCTTAGGGCGGGCCTCGCCTGCGTGGACGGGCGCCTCACCGATGAACGGGCCGCCCGCCTCTACGGGCTTACCTTTCACCCGGCCGAGGATGAGGTGTAAAATGGCGGCCGTTTTCCCGGCGCTGCTTATCCTGACGGCCACCGGCCTCCTTCTTAGCTTGGGCCGGCGGCGCCTGGATGGCCTGCGCCGCCGTGCCCCGCAGGGCGCTTCCCGCCTGACGGCGCGCCGGCACGCAGGAAGAAACAGAGACCGGGCCTGAGAGGGCAGCAGCTTGGTACGCTGGTTTTCGTTGCGCGGGAAAAAGCACGGCTCCTGGGCCGGGTCTCCCAGCGCGCGAGCGCCCTAGAACGGGGCGCGGGGGTCGATGACGGCCTTAATCACCCTCTGGGCCTCGACGTCCGCCAGGGCCAGGTTGGCCTCGCCGAGGGCGTAGCGGCGGGTGATGAAGCGCTGCCAGCCGATGCGGTCGTTATGCTTGGCCAACACCTTAAGGGCGCGGTAGAAGTGGCTGAAGTCGATGCCCCAGGTGCCGCGGATGTCCACGTGTTTCTTGTTGATGTCCCAGTGCGGGTTAAGGGTTACCTCGCCGTGGTCGGTGTACTGCCCGACCACCACGTAGGTACCGCAGTCGCGCGTCATGGCGAGCCCTTCTTTCAGCGCCGCGGGAACGCCGGTGGCCTCGATGACGACGTCGGCACCGCGTCCGCCGGTGAGCGCCTTTACGCGTGCTACGCGCTCGGCGGCCGGGACCTCCTCGATGTCGATCACTTCATCGACGCCGAGCGAGCGGGCAAAATCCAGCCGCAGCCGAGGTGCCCCCACCAGGATCACCCGGCAGGCACCGGCGAGAACACTAAGGAGGGCCGCGTTAAGGCCCACCGGGCCGCTTCCCTGTACCACCACGCTGGCGGCCAGGCCTACGCCGCCGCGCTCCACGGCGTGAAAGGCGGTCGGCAGGCCGCAGCCGCCGCCGATGACGGCCTCGGGCGGCACATGCGCCGGTACTTTCACGATGCGCACGCCCGGCTTAAGGTAGATTTTTTCACTCCAGCCGCCCAAGAGGCCCTCGCTGGCCGAATAGGTGATGCCGTACACGCGCCGCTTGGGGCAGCGCGTGGAGGCCTTGGCCACCTCACAGTACCAGCAGCTGTGGCAGGTGCCGTGGACGTCAAGAAACGTCACTACGTCGCCGGGCTTGAGGACCTCGCCGTCCCCGTCGCGCACCTCACCGCCGGTTGCTTCCACCTCTCCCACGTTGATGTGCCCCGGGATGATGGGGTAAGGAACCTCGGCCAGCCGGCCGTGCCAGAGGTGCACGTCGGTGCCGCAAACCTCGGAAAAGAGGGTTTTAAGGACCACGCCGCCGGGCTCGAGCACCGGTTCGGGGAATTCTCTCACCTGAACGGGCTGCTCCGGCGCTTCCATAACCGCCGCCTTGACCATGCCTGCACTTCCTTCCACGTGAGCTCCGGCGCTAAGCGCGCTTGCCACTTTATTCGCGCCGCAGGCGCAAAATCCCTCTAGTCAGACCGCGAGAAATGGGGTATAATGAACCTGGATTAAGGGGAGTAGCTTGGGAAACCCCGGGCAGGTCAACAACACCGGACGCGCGTCCTGGCCTGTCCTCTGGCACCCGGCAGAAAGCGAGACCTTAAACGCATGTTTAAGGTCTCGCTTCTTTACGTTTTGCGCCACGCTGCGACGCCGATGTGCAACGGAAAAAGCTCAACCCATCGTCCGCGATCCGGGTCGGCTCGCGCCCAACGCGTCAAGGAAAGCTCGTACAATCGCTTCGCAAAGCGGGCGCTGGAGTGGCGGACCTGTTCACGCGCAGATCTGGCTTCCTTTTTACCGTAGACTGCAGAAGGAGGAAGTTAAGTGCAAGCCTGGCATTCACTGTCGGTGGCCGCCGCCGGCCGGGAACTGGGGACGGACACCGAGTGCGGCCTTACCCCGCAGGAAGCCGCCGCCCGCTTGGAGCGCTACGGGCCCAATGAACTGGGCGGCAAGGAAGGAGAGCCCCTGTGGCGCAAGCTCCTGGCGCAGTTTCAGGATTATCTCGTCATCATCCTCTTGGCCGCCGGGGCCGTATCCTTCGCCGTGGGGGAACGCACCGATGCTGCTCTTATCCTGCTCATCGTGGTCCTCAACGCCGTCCTGGGCGTCATCCAGGAAGGCCGGGCGGAGCGCGCCCTGCAGGCCCTAAAACAGCTCGCCGCCCCCCAGGCCCGGGTGCTGCGGGGCGGGCGCGTGTTCGAAGTGCCGGCGGCGACCATCGTACCGGGCGATGTGGTGCTCCTGGAGGCCGGCAGCGTGGTGCCGTGCGACCTGCGCCTCACCCGGACGGCCAGCCTGAAAATCGAAGAGGCGGCGCTCACCGGAGAGTCGGTGCCGGTGGAAAAGGATGCCGGCGCGGTGCTGGCTGCCGGAGCGCCCCTGGCAGAGCGCTGTAACCTGGCTTACATGGGCACCACGGTGGTGTACGGGCGCGGTGAGGGCGTGGCCTGCGCCACCGGCATGGCCACGGAGATGGGCCGCATCGCCGGCCTTTTGGCAGCGGCGCCGGAGGAGCTCACCCCGCTCCAGCAAAAGCTCAATGCCCTGGGTAAATCCCTGGGCACCATCACCCTGGTCATCTGCGGCGTGGTTTTTCTCACGGGCTTCCTGCGCGGCGCGCACACCGGCGCGCGCCTCCTGGAAATGTTTCTGGTGGCTGTGAGCTTGGCGGTGGCGGCCATTCCCGAGGGCCTGCCGGCGGTGGTGACCA
Coding sequences:
- a CDS encoding NAD(P)-dependent oxidoreductase codes for the protein MLIAVPRERVPGELRVAVVPNGAAALTRLGHRVLVEEGAGAGSGWSDAEYAAAGAEVVSDLAALYRAAEVIVKVKEPVEEEVELLRAGQVLLAFLMFSKNRPLLKALLQKQAVGLGWEKVQGAGGVRPVLAAMSEISGQAAVLVAADLLRTDRGGPGLLLGGVSGLLSPRVVILGPGRVGRAAARAAAGLGAQVVLVGHSLEQARALQGELPPGVATVVAQGDALARCLAGCQVLINTVTLGPGERGEHLVARADLKLLAPGAVIIDVAVDEGGAVETSRLTTWDDPIYVEEGVRHLAVPNLPARFPRTATTALATVVLPYLKAIAAAGWRAALRADAGLRAGLACVDGRLTDERAARLYGLTFHPAEDEV
- a CDS encoding zinc-binding dehydrogenase, producing MVKAAVMEAPEQPVQVREFPEPVLEPGGVVLKTLFSEVCGTDVHLWHGRLAEVPYPIIPGHINVGEVEATGGEVRDGDGEVLKPGDVVTFLDVHGTCHSCWYCEVAKASTRCPKRRVYGITYSASEGLLGGWSEKIYLKPGVRIVKVPAHVPPEAVIGGGCGLPTAFHAVERGGVGLAASVVVQGSGPVGLNAALLSVLAGACRVILVGAPRLRLDFARSLGVDEVIDIEEVPAAERVARVKALTGGRGADVVIEATGVPAALKEGLAMTRDCGTYVVVGQYTDHGEVTLNPHWDINKKHVDIRGTWGIDFSHFYRALKVLAKHNDRIGWQRFITRRYALGEANLALADVEAQRVIKAVIDPRAPF
- a CDS encoding YkuS family protein, producing the protein MAERIAVEAGLDYVKKYLTRQGYDVVDLSGRQEDAAAVVISGQDDSFLGMADRTTAVPVISAEGRTPEEVLTDIKERLDKAR
- a CDS encoding aspartate/glutamate racemase family protein; protein product: MALIEGGYTNYGQVLGIIMLDTRFPRLPGDVGNAATFPFPVRYQVVKGASPLKVVEEADPALLTPFIAAAQELEAAGVRTITTSCGFLALWQAELAASVKVPLFTSSLLQVPLAWRLTGGRPVGIITAHAPSLSPRHLAAVGAEEVPHVIYGLEEAPEFTRTFIRGEATLDPAAVENEVRHAARRLASAHPEIGSIVLECTNLPPFARAVQEESRLPVFDIVSLCHLVARAGACSTYPPFAGWAAVSG
- a CDS encoding TRAP transporter large permease subunit encodes the protein MLSVLIPVAALFLIILIPLPKIGGEVRLGLLTAAFLAFLFGGVAPGAALLAAIDGIDRIAWVIGLSIFGSIYAQSQVSLGTMDTVLNTFRALFGRSPKGLIAAVLLTLVLAGSLLGDAIAAVTVIGVLVVLSLAELGLSPEETSVIILLGGILGSIMPPITQAFFLAAGLVGTPVDPVVNTGYVTVSLGVIVGLFTVWRYVRIKELPAELIPDRTAGRILAQEWLRLLPLAVLAGIVVLRSGFKVELLKVLDPLLPFAGVPIAKALTNRIIQAIIVATLVAFTFRRVRRDAGTIFRKGLAAVSKTVQIQLCAGVMIGAFYASGMIDQVVAFTKGLTPAALKLGGGAAMLLLGMLTGSQTTAQNTLVPFLGPILTQNLGVAPAKAALGAAHLAMAGQSMPPVCLTTFVVVGIVGGILAKKVDPVRVMLMALPVTLYFALTGLAAWFQLF